The region CCCTCGAATCAGCTTCATTATCGGGCGAAGCCAATAAAAAGTTCTTTTATTCAGTGCTGGAGGATTATGCAAATATCCCCAATCACCGCAAAAAAATAAAAATGGTCAGGGAGAATCCTTTTTTTAATGCCCTGCAGGTAAAGTTTGCTTATGCCGTTACCTGCCATAAGGCCCAGGGTGGACAATGGAAGGCCGTGTTTATTGATCAGGGTTGGTTTGATGAAAATGCCGTGGATATTGAATATTTACGCTGGCTGTATACTGCCTTTACTCGCCCTACCGAAAAACTGTACCTGGTCAATTTTAAGGATGAACTTTTTGAAGGGAATATGTCCGGTGGAAAATAAAAATAGCACCAATTTTTGGTGCTATTTGATTGAAATAATGTATAGGATTATTTTATGGCAGGCTGTTTTTAAAATTCTGATAATTTGTGTTATCATGTGATGTTCCTGTCAAACTTCCATTTGCCTTCCAGACACTTTCTATATTTGAAACCCGTTTCGCATCTGAAGGATGGGTGCTCAGGAAGGGTAGCAAATTATAAATGGATTGAGAATTATTGCCTTCCGCTGTCATCTTCGTGAAGAAATCCTCCAATGCCCGAGGATTGTAATAATTTGTTGCCCCCAGGTAAATAACAGAATATTCATCGGCTTCATATTCATCACTTTGGCTGAATTGAAGGCCTGTTACAGTTCCTGCAAGTTGTGCGGTAATTTGTGCCAATTCACTGGGATTTGAACCTAATAAAATGGAAAGGAGCAGGTCTATTCCATATTGCTTGGTCATTTGTTTGGTCGAATGCCTGCGGGCTGCATGTGCCATTTCATGAGCAAGGACTCCTGCGAATTCATCTTCATTGTCCAGGAATTTAATGATTCCGCTGTATACATAAATATTCCCTCCCGGAGTACAAAATGCATTGAGGGTGGTGTCATCTTTAATGATGTGGATATCCCAGTTGAAATCTGTAGCATGTTCTACTTTCCCTGTACTAAGAATCCTTTGTTTGATTTGTTCCAGATAACTATAAGCTGCAGGATATTGGGTTTTATCCAAAAGGGGATAAGAGCCGGGATTAGAAGAAATCTGCAGATTTACAGTATCTCCAAATGCTTTGTCCTGCTCAATTGTAAATAAATTGATGCCGCCACCTTTACTGCAACTGATCATCCCTGTTGCAACTGTAGCCAGTATCAACCAAAAAAATTTGACTTTTTTCATTTTAATAAAT is a window of Bacteroidota bacterium DNA encoding:
- a CDS encoding M48 family metalloprotease; amino-acid sequence: MKKVKFFWLILATVATGMISCSKGGGINLFTIEQDKAFGDTVNLQISSNPGSYPLLDKTQYPAAYSYLEQIKQRILSTGKVEHATDFNWDIHIIKDDTTLNAFCTPGGNIYVYSGIIKFLDNEDEFAGVLAHEMAHAARRHSTKQMTKQYGIDLLLSILLGSNPSELAQITAQLAGTVTGLQFSQSDEYEADEYSVIYLGATNYYNPRALEDFFTKMTAEGNNSQSIYNLLPFLSTHPSDAKRVSNIESVWKANGSLTGTSHDNTNYQNFKNSLP